TTCTTGACTGATATTCCACATTTATACCTTCAAGATAAGACGCAGGTGAATCATAAGCAGCTTCTGCAGCAAATTGATCAATAGTCGGTGGACAAAGCCTAGCTTGTCCAAATTTTAGAATTAAAGAAAGAAGCTCTTTATTTCTTGTTACAATATTACCAACTCTGGATCCACATGCTGAATATCTTTTAGAAACTGAATCTATTACAATCCCATTTTCTGCAAAATTATCAAACTCTAAAATTGAAGTAGCTTTTCTGCCATCGTATGTAAACTCTCTGTAAACTTCATCAGAGATTAAGTAAAGATTATTTTCTCTGGCAAAATCAACAAGCTCTTGTAATCTTTCTCTAGAGAAAACTGTTCCAGTTGGATTACCTGGATTACAAATTACAATTGCTTTAGTTCTGTCAGTCAATTTTTCTTTGAAAATAGACATTGAAGGAAGGTCAAAACCAGTATTGATATCAGTAGTAACTGGAACAACTTTCACACCAGCCATTACAGCAAAACCATTGTAGTTTGTATAGAATGGTTCAGGAATAATTACTTCGTCTCCTGGAGAAAGAGCTGCCAACAAAGTGAAAACTATAGCTTCACTACCACCTGTAGTAACAAAAACTTCGTCAGCAGAAACATTAATATTCATTTTGTTGTAGTAAGCTGCAAGTTTTTTTCTGTAAGATTCGATACCTTCACTTGCACCATACTCAATAATTTTTGGTACGTTTCTATAAGCTTGTAGCATTAGTTCAGGAGTTTCAATATCAGGTTGACCGATATTAAGATGATAAATTTTAACTCCCTCTTTTTTTGCAGCATTTGCATAAGGAGCAAGTTTTCTGATAGGACTTGCCTGCATCAGATTACTTCTATTTGATAGTGTAAGCTTTCCCATTTTCTCTCCATTTTTCATTTTGCAGAATATATAGTAATTTTATTATACTTTACAAGATATTTTTATACTTTAAAAAATACTTAAAATTGAGTTTCATTATATAGCACTACTATTCTTGATAGAATTATACATTATTCTAGTATTACTGTTATTACTAATGACTGTTATAGAATGAAAAATAAAACTATGAAATGAATGTACCAATTTTGAATTCCGTGTCTGTACCAGTTTTAAATTCCATTGACAGTAAATTACTTAAATTGAGATTATAATTTTTTATTAAATTTCAACTTGTAATTTACACGAGTGCTATTTTAAACAGACTAATACCTCTCTC
This window of the Candidatus Delongbacteria bacterium genome carries:
- a CDS encoding pyridoxal phosphate-dependent aminotransferase; this encodes MGKLTLSNRSNLMQASPIRKLAPYANAAKKEGVKIYHLNIGQPDIETPELMLQAYRNVPKIIEYGASEGIESYRKKLAAYYNKMNINVSADEVFVTTGGSEAIVFTLLAALSPGDEVIIPEPFYTNYNGFAVMAGVKVVPVTTDINTGFDLPSMSIFKEKLTDRTKAIVICNPGNPTGTVFSRERLQELVDFARENNLYLISDEVYREFTYDGRKATSILEFDNFAENGIVIDSVSKRYSACGSRVGNIVTRNKELLSLILKFGQARLCPPTIDQFAAEAAYDSPASYLEGINVEYQSRRDISYQMLSEIEDVTVTKPQGAFYMIAGLPVADAEHFAIWMLKEFRYENETVMVAPAAGFYATEGLGKNQIRIAYILNGNDLRKAYKILNEGLKAYRKLF